A stretch of the Papaver somniferum cultivar HN1 chromosome 6, ASM357369v1, whole genome shotgun sequence genome encodes the following:
- the LOC113290621 gene encoding uncharacterized protein LOC113290621 codes for MAWNCWGLGNPPTIRALKTFLRGIDPSILFLFETKMSEKVSLQRISQFAFQNHCIVASMRRSGGLWLLSKDDLNIEIVSQTFNLIHATVQGGDGRGSWHLFCLYGPLIASHRSNFWKNMTSYAQQFNGPKCFIGDFNSIVSNEEKCGGLPVLNSNISCFNDFIQMNHLIDLGYKGPAYTWTNGREIKGLIRQRLDRVLANPEWNIARAPPNYKFEAHWLSHPEFLQKVEECWSYDNDANIQSKLRILGSFLIEWSRRRIGCIKRKISVLKTKLLIIQSWRPSDANIQKEKLAMAHLNEYLIMKDAYWDQRMKQRWAKSGDRNTGHFHLSIQHRRRKNKISHLLKNDQTWTSDQSEISRELIQHFKSINQESSTTDPPQFSIQGQAVSNLDNDELCRIPSIDEI; via the exons ATGGCATGGAATTGTTGGGGTTTGGGGAATCCCCCAACAATAAGAGCATTAAAAACATTCCTCAGAGGTATTGATCCATCAATCTTATTCTTGTTTGAAACAAAAATGTCTGAGAAAGTGTCTTTACAGCGTATATCTCAATTTGCGTTTCAAAATCATTGTATTGTTGCTTCTATGAGAAGAAGTGGAGGACTTTGGCTACTTTCGAAAGATGATCTAAACATTGAAATAGTTTCCCAGACTTTTAATCTTATTCATGCAACAGTTCAAGGCGGTGACGGAAGGGGCTCTTGGCATTTATTTTGCTTATATGGCCCTCTTATTGCTTCTCATAGATCTAATTTCTGGAAAAACATGACTTCTTATGCTCAGCAGTTCAATGGTCCTAAATGTTTCATAGGCGATTTCAATTCAATTGTCTCCAATGAAGAAAAGTGTGGTGGTCTTCCTGTGTTAAACTCTAATATCTCTTGTTTTAATGATTTCATCCAAATGAATCACCTGATAGATTTGGGATATAAGGGTCCTGCCTATACGTGGACAAATGGAAGAGAGATTAAAGGCTTAATAAGACAGCGTCTTGATAGGGTTCTAGCAAATCCGGAATG GAATATTGCAAGAGCGCCGCCAAATTATAAATTTGAAGCTCATTGGCTTTCGCATCCTGAATTTCTTCAAAAGGTAGAAGAATGTTGGTCCTATGACAATGATGCAAATATTCAATCAAAACTGAGAATACTTGGTTCCTTTCTTATTGAATGGAGCCGCAGAAGAATTGGCTGTATCAAACGTAAAATTTCAGTGTTGAAAACCAAATTACTAATAATTCAATCTTGGCGTCCTTCTGATGCTAATAtccaaaaagaaaaattggcgatGGCTCATCTTAATGAATATTTGATCATGAAGGATGCTTACTGGGATCAAAGAATGAAACAACGATGGGCGAAGAGTGGAGATAGGAACACGGGACACTTTCATCTTTCAATTCAACATAGAAGGAGGAAGAATAAAATTAGTCATTTGTTGAAAAATGATCAAACATGGACTTCAGATCAAAGTGAAATTTCTCGTGAACTTATACAACACTTTAAGTCCATAAATCAAGAGTCATCCACTACAGATCCACCACAATTCAGTATTCAAGGTCAGGCAGTATCTAACTTAGATAATGATGAGTTGTGTAGAATTCCGTCAATAGATGAAATTTAG